From one Catenuloplanes nepalensis genomic stretch:
- a CDS encoding TetR-like C-terminal domain-containing protein gives MRTVRDEFAGEPPMVRLTGMAHAFRRWSLAHPREFALMFGGVREECDSSGFAALFLEELSGPTDLLVLAWSRVFGLLALEVFGHVRWDSEPLFARELDLLTEALGSRP, from the coding sequence GTGCGGACCGTGCGGGACGAGTTCGCGGGCGAGCCGCCGATGGTGCGGCTGACCGGGATGGCGCACGCGTTCCGGCGGTGGAGCCTGGCGCATCCGCGGGAGTTCGCGCTGATGTTCGGCGGCGTGCGCGAGGAGTGTGACAGCTCCGGGTTCGCCGCGCTGTTCCTGGAGGAGCTGTCCGGCCCCACGGACCTGCTGGTGCTCGCGTGGAGCCGGGTGTTCGGGCTGCTCGCGCTGGAGGTCTTCGGGCACGTGCGGTGGGACTCGGAGCCGCTGTTCGCGAGGGAGCTCGATCTCCTCACGGAGGCGCTAGGCTCGCGGCCATGA